Within the Hevea brasiliensis isolate MT/VB/25A 57/8 chromosome 2, ASM3005281v1, whole genome shotgun sequence genome, the region AGTTTCTCCTTATTTGTGCTTTTCTGAGTGTTAGTCGGCTTCTCTGCAACGTCCCTGGATCCCTTCGCTGGTGGCAAAAGAGACGATTTGCTCTTTCTATTTGTCGCATCCTCAACCTTGGATCCTTTACCCGGTTGGCCTAGGGTTCTCAATGGAGTGGGTTGGGCTTTAGTCTGTCCTAGTTTGGGCCTTAGTCTGTATTATGTCTAGGTTTCGGAGTTTCTAGATAGGATTTTTCTTATAGTAGGCTTTGGACCATGTAACTTGGCTTCTATCAATGAAATTTGCTtttctcaataaaaaaaaattaaattaaaatttgaagagTATATGTAATACTACTAATTGATGATTGGTAAACAAtattaattgaaatattttatagcAAATTTTAAGATTATGCGCCTGTTCAGCATTGAGTTTGAAGATTCAAAACTGTTTTTCAAGAGAAAAAAAATCACtattttagatattattaaaaaaatatttaaaaaaaattgttttattattttagtatttttataattaaaacttatttaatttaattttaaattattttttatactttctaactaatatatataaaatattaattttcttaATAACAGCTCTCTAACAGTAATGTTAAATATACGTTATATCCATGTCTGCATGCATTATAgaagaagttaaaaaaaaaaaaaaaaaaaaaaaaaaggagcacAAACAACAAATTTGTTTGGTGATGGTTTAGGCCGAGACTAAGTCTAATACAATAGCACATTGTTTTCTCTTCTCCTCATATGAACTGTGATCAAAATTTTCCATGGTCAGGAATTTGTAGAGCTATTTCTCAGTCAGTTCAGTTGATTATTTTTATTGAACTaatcgaaattttaaaaaatcgattttatttttaaatataactaAAACTAAAAAAACcatactaaaaataaaattaaattagttcaatttttattaaaacaaaattatgctcaatccgaattggaaGTGTACAGTGGTAATCCTGCAAATAAGTTTAAGGCCTTCTGGTTCACTAGGAATTTCAAATAGGCAGAGAATGGACACTGTCTAGATTAGGAATTGATGAAGTGTTTGTCTTAGAATGAAAGGGAAATACAGACTCATGAAAAGTGACATTTTGAGAAACAAAAATTTCTTTGGAATTAACAGTCGGTAACACAAAACCTTTTTTACCTGATTCATAACCAAGAAATACACATTTTCTCGCTTTAGGATCAAAATTTGTCCTGCTGATAGAGAAAGTGCATGCAAAGAAAAGATATCCACAGACTCAAATCTGAAAAATCAGGTGTTTGATTATATAGTAACTCATAAGGAGATTTGTTAGTAAGAATAGGGTTGGAATTTTATTTATGAGAATACGACATGAATTACAGTGTATGACCAAAATTTTTTGAGCAAATTGGCTTGGAAAAATAAAGTTCATGCTACATTGAGAATGTGATGTTTAAGCTCcaatattcctttttttttttttttttagtttcaaCACATGAAGTTTAATGGAGGTGCCTTTTGATAAATaaaaaacaagaaaacaaaattcAGGGTGACTTTCCATGCAAATAACCTTGATTTTGATAGAGAATTCTGCTTTTGTTAGAAAGAAAAATGATGATAACTTAATATATATGAGATATTTTCAAGTGCATCTATTAAAATAACCATCGAATGTGAGGAAATATATAGAGGAAATATATAGGTTTTCTGTCGCTAAAGGTACTGTCGTTTTAAAAAATTATGATGAAGTTTAGGGTTTATAAATTTCACTAAATTTATAACTACAATTAATTTTATGTCTTGAATTCATAATAAACAATATCCAGGCAAGAAAAATCCCTTTAAAATATCTATTCCATTTCATTTTGTAAACTGATAATTAATTAAGAAGTTGGTGCACACTCAATTCTTCTAGACGCACTTTCCCTGTAAACTAGCTAAGTGATACACTAATCAATGAACTACAATTTTTTCAGCCCCAATGGTTAATATGGTAATACCAAAAAAATcctaaattttgttttgtttattttttttatttgatttcaataagatTCGAActccattaattaaaatttatttgtttGAAATAAATCATGTCTtaatattgataataattaatttcatttaatttaacaaTAGAATATTTGTTACATAAGATTTCAATAGATGTAAAAGCACGCAGTATCAAAGCTTagtcacttgaatttttcttatatttgttGTTACCTTAACCAATGTTTTCACGTCCATATTAACAAACCAAAAGCATCGTATATAGCCAGCATGGCAGTGGCACTAGAGCATGTTTCTTTTTCTTCCACCAGTTTCATGAGGTAAAGCATCCGAGGTGACAGGAGTATATTGGTTCCAGCGTAAGGTCGAGCTCGTTCCTCCTCACTTCTGGTGCCTCTTCCTGGTAATTGCCACTGCATTCAATAACCAGATATATGGCCTGTTAAATAACCAGATGCTCCTCTGATGCAAGACTCTAACTACCAATTGCAGAAAAGATTCATTACCCAATGTTTAGACATGGAAGTGGTGGCTGTGGCAGAAGGAAGGGTGACATATTAGTTCCATGGTTGTGCTGCTCCCAGAGTACCTGCTGTGCTACTGCCTTCTCTTTCTCCTTAATCTAATTTCCAAATTAAAAAAAGTGTGAAGTTTCTAGTTATTATTGtctcatatatacttaaaactttaATGGTAGGTACTGATCGATATTTGATCAAGACCTATTCTAATAATCTTCATAACGGTAAGGAAATGGATGTGAATTAAACCAGTAACACTAAAAATTCAAGCTTGGGTTACTTAATTTCTTTAAATCCCTCCACTTAATACAGGATTCTAATATTTGTGATGTTAAATAGATAACCTGAACGTGGTGTATAGATGGATCTTTCATGATATATTGGAAAGAAATTAGAGGTAATTAGAGAATGCTTTTGAATAATGAGTTAGTGAGGTCACCTGTTTTGCTAGCATGCTATTCTGCTCTTGTATTGCCTTCTCCTGTCATAAATCACACAAGAAAACAAAATGATAACGTAAAAGGTGCTAATTTGGGAAAAAACTAATAACACAGAGAAGACAAAGAAGAAGctcatcattatatatatatatctttttccTCAAAATAATTAAAGAAGAGTTGAAATTCTTAGTTAGAAGAGTCTAATTTTGCTTTTAGGTTATTCAGATACCAAGGCATAAAATCTGTCATTTTCCAAATACTACCAATATTTGCTATTTAACTATTTAAACATTGAACAGTTTTAGAAGGCAAAAAATGAATACATGAAACCCTAaacaatttttatctcctttcttATAGCGAAGTCAATGTTCAATTGCGAAGGTATGTTTGGTTGTCAAGTATGGAGGGATTTCCTTGATATCAACTCAATACAAATAGAGCAAAAAAGTTCTTATCCTATAACCGGGTGTAATGCATTACAAATAAGGGTAAACCAGCACATTCATATTTGTGAAGTATAGGGAAGATTGGTTTACACAGCCTTACACTTCTGTTTTGCAGAAAAACTGTTTTAGTAACTCAAAAAACGTGACCTCCATATCACAAATGAGGTAATTTTACTGTTACAGTAAAGCCAATGCACTACGAGGGTATGTCAAAAAAGTTTATGCAGAGTTGTCGCTGCAAACCTTTTAGATCTAGCCAAATTCCTCAACTCAAGATGAATGTAAAGAAATTTTACTAATTTTAATTAACTTGgcatagtttaattaattagaaaGGAACAATTACCTTTTTCTGAAGCTCAGAGATGGACTCATACATCAGCTGGTTCTGCAAGAAAGAAGAAACACATTAGCTAATTAATTTGAGTTGACAGAAAGCAAACTAGAGTACAGTAGCTAGCTTATATACTTTTCTTATCCGAATGTGCTTAAGAGCAGTGTCAAGTTGTTGCTCCAAGTTTTGCAGTTCTTTCAGACTCAATGAGTCTATATCTTCTCCCATGTAGTGCCTGGTGAGGTTTTTGAGATTTAACAAAATGAATAATCATACATGCCACAAAAATTAAGCAAATCATAAAACATGGAAACTGAACAGCAAGCAATAATCTTATTAATTAGTACCTGTGGTTTCTCTGTAAAAGCTCAACCTTTGCCTTGAGTCTGTTATATTCCAGGGTCCAATTCTCCTGCATAATTAAACTCTTGGCTGAGCATGACTAGATTGATTATGGCTCCACTACTATGAATATTGACTCATGCTTAACCAAAAAAAATGCAAAAATGGATATCGAAAAGGGCAGACAAAAAGTTCAATCATTCTTTAGTTACATTCCTAATTACAATATGTAGGAGCTACCTGTGAAATAAGATCAGTTGCTGTGAGTTGCCTCTCTGCATAAGAATAACTCTCATAGCGTTCAAGAATCTTCTCCATGCTGTTG harbors:
- the LOC110667604 gene encoding agamous-like MADS-box protein AP1, which gives rise to MGRGRVQLKRIENKINRQVTFSKRRAGLLKKAHEISVLCDAEVALIVFSHKGKLFEYSTDSCMEKILERYESYSYAERQLTATDLISQENWTLEYNRLKAKVELLQRNHRHYMGEDIDSLSLKELQNLEQQLDTALKHIRIRKNQLMYESISELQKKEKAIQEQNSMLAKQIKEKEKAVAQQVLWEQHNHGTNMSPFLLPQPPLPCLNIGGNYQEEAPEVRRNELDLTLEPIYSCHLGCFTS